A part of Hemicordylus capensis ecotype Gifberg chromosome 16, rHemCap1.1.pri, whole genome shotgun sequence genomic DNA contains:
- the PUSL1 gene encoding tRNA pseudouridine synthase-like 1 produces MSCPWKSGKPIRSGEHVLIILGACCVPDHFHARFSALSRTCVYRVATGCCHPSELPVFERHLCWATPKGHRNLSAMQEATGDLLGTRDFSTFPSASAEEHLKNPVETLTRAEVRPAPSFLVHHSKSSDLKFWELEFRSRPFLYKQAPTRSN; encoded by the exons ATGTCCTGTCCATGGAAATCTGGCAAGCCAATTAGGAGCGGGGAGCATGTACTgat CATCTTGGGCGCCTGCTGTGTTCCTGACCATTTCCACGCCCGCTTCTCCGCCCTGTCGAGGACTTGCGTGTACCGGGTGGCGACGGGATGCTGCCACCCTTCTGAGCTGCCGGTCTTTGAACGGCACCTTTGCTGGGCGACGCCGAAGGG CCACCGGAACCTGTCAGCCATGCAGGAGGCCACGGGAGACCTGCTAGGCACCCGCGACTTCAGCACTTTCCCCTCAGCCTCCGCGGAAGAGCATCTGAAAAACCCCGTCGAGACTCTCACCCGGGCAGAGGTGAGGCCCGCTCCCAGCTTCCTCGTGCATCACAGCAAGAGCAG tGACTTGAAATTTTGGGAGCTGGAATTCCGAAGCCGGCCTTTCCTCTACAAGCAG GCACCGACCAGAAGCAATTGA